The DNA region CGTAGAATACAACTGGGGAAAACTCCTTTTGACGATTAAACTTGTTTGGTTTAACACTTGTAGGACCAGACTGAATCAGAAAATCAGCAGGGAAAAAATCAAATAACTGACTCACCAACCGATAAACGCAGTAAAAGAACATTTCAGCTACCAACGAAATAAAAGGTCTAGCTTCATTCAACCAAGAGACAATTTCCACACAACAAGACACATGGATGGGAAAATTCGAACTTAGAACCAATCAAGAACATAGCATGAATTCAAGTTACTTGGACACAAAAACCATTACGTGCGAATGCTCAATCAAACATATGGTTGATTAATTTGCAGCCTTTATAAAGCACAAAACGAAACCAATTTTCATTGTACATAAGTACCTTGTCGGCGGAAAGTTGTAATTCTGATGTATTTTTCTTTGTGTTCTCTGCTGAGCCTGGAGAGGAGACTTCCGGGGTTTTACTCCTCCGCTTCAAATCGCTTTTGCTTCTCTTCCTTTCCCTCAATGCGGATTCTGGTCAGACAAGAAAATAACAAATCTTGCAAATATCAGTTAACAACTCAACGAATCAAGAACAATGCTTTAATTGAAACCTCTACAAAATGCATTCCACaagcaataaaaagaaaattgaatctCATACTTCCAATTCGAAACCCTAATTTAACCtcccaaatgaaaaacattgttaATCTTGTCAAGGATTTGATTTTCTTCGtttttgattttgaattctcAGTGGCCAAACAGggcggaggagagagaaagagagggagctTACGAGGAGGAGAGATGCCGCACTTGAAGCACTCGAACAACCGATCGACGTCGTCCATCGCCAGTCGTCCGTCGTCACTGCTCACTCTAAAACGACGCCGTACAGAGAGCTTATTTCGTTTCTAAGCGGTAATTTGAATTTTCGAAAGGAAACCTGAGAATCCCGTTTTGATTCCACAACGTTTTCTTTCCCTCCACTTTCTCTTGTTTCCGCCACGTCAGTTGGTAAAGTGcgtcatttttttagaaaaaaattgtagaaatgttggctcaattttaatttaattggacTAATTGTCTTTCAACTAAAATTTATGATTATTGATCTTTTAATTCATCATAATACGCCGTTATGATTCTTTTcagcaattttgtcaaaattgagGGATCATTTCTCTAATTGGCTTAAAATTGacggattatttttttaattaggttaaagtAGAGGAGTCTTTATTATAACTTTTCTcatttagtttttcatattttgccCTTGTTTTAGGCTCACTTGCGTGACATGTAACTCTTTTTTATAGACATTCTAACGGAATTGATAAAAATAATCATAGCTTaacgttttgatgaatttatcAACTAATAGTCGCGGATTTTTAGTTAAGAAACGATTTCACCGATTAGAATAAAGTTGGAGGACCAACCCAAACCCGGCTATACTGTACACGACAGCCACCCAACCCACTCCTTACAACCTCCGCGACAGCTTCTCCGCCGGCgacctcctctctctctcattttctcgcCTTCTCcgtctttctctcttctcctccCTCTTCCCTCCTGCTCCACCAGAACCAAACAGCCACTGCTGGCAgccactcactcactcactccctGGCTGCCTGAACGAACTGGAGCTGAGATTTTAAATGCTTTACCGAGCATGCTTACATTGAAACACTCTCTACCGGCCTTCACTCGAGGACTGGAATTCATCAAATTTCCCCACAGGAGAAGCAGTGTAGTGGTAGAAGCTGCTTCCGACTGAAGTGCTTCCTGAATTTGCATAATTCGAAATTGTTGTTGCAGAAAGATTGTCACTTTCTTctcaaatttatatttttcaacgaTGTTTTCAGGTATGTGCTCAAAAGGGTCCAAGACCCAGGTGCCCAAGAGTCTGGAAAGCCAATAAACGGATTGGAACCGTTTCCAAATCCCTCAAACTTGTTGAATCTGTAAGCTTTTATATTTCTTTgatctttttttcttctcaatttccatatttttgcttggtttttgagaaataattgtaataataattaatttttgtaGATTAAGGGATTGTCAAATGTGAAAGAGGAAGTTTATGGAGCCCTTGATTCTTTCATTGCTTGGGAATTAGAATTCCCTTTGATTACAGTGAAGAAGGCGCTCAAGTCCCTTGAGAATCAAAAGGAGTGGAAGAGGATAATTCAGGTTCGATTTTTCTCCTTCCTTGAAAATGTTCACTGTGTAACGTGGACGTGAGTTAGGCCGGTTGGTCATGTTAGTGTGCCCGCCCTCTTGCGCCTGAGTCCAAATTACCCTTGATAGTTTAGAATATGGCAATGCTAAAGAAAAATGCTCAATGTATAACATAGGCGTGAGTTAGGCCAGTTGGTCATGTTAGTGTGCCCGCCCTCTTGCACCTGAGTCCAAATTACCCTTGATAGTTTAGAATATGGCAATGCTAAAGCAAAATGCTTGATGTATAATGTAGACGTGAGTTAGGCGGGTTGGTGAGGGCTAGGTCTCCGCTCTCTTGCACCCCGAGTTCGAATTCCTTACGGTAGTTTATGAATGGGTCCTAACTTTTGAAATCTAAGACATCACATGTGTGTTTTGTAGGTGTCAAAGTGGATGCTGAGCAAAGGGCAAGGAAGAACAATGGGGACCTATTTCACACTGTTAACTGCTTTGGCAGAGGATGGGAGGATTGAAGAAGCTGAAGAGTTGTGGACCAAGTTGTTCTCGCAGTACTTGGAAAGCATGCCTCGCATGTTCTTCGACAAGATGATTTCGATTTACTACCAACACGGCTTGCACGATAAGA from Malus domestica chromosome 01, GDT2T_hap1 includes:
- the LOC103426488 gene encoding pentatricopeptide repeat-containing protein At4g21190-like, giving the protein MLTLKHSLPAFTRGLEFIKFPHRRSSVVVCAQKGPRPRCPRVWKANKRIGTVSKSLKLVESIKGLSNVKEEVYGALDSFIAWELEFPLITVKKALKSLENQKEWKRIIQVSKWMLSKGQGRTMGTYFTLLTALAEDGRIEEAEELWTKLFSQYLESMPRMFFDKMISIYYQHGLHDKMFEIFADMEELGVQPNVSIVTKVGNAFKELDMLDKYNKLKKKYPPPKWEYRYINGKRVKVRANYQNRSDDAAKMPSEGKETVRGSEEMLEPESNPNEHIVEDEEVNRNSDELLEEGETSSDEPSVQSRNSFSPVR